Within the Pseudomonas fulva genome, the region AAACGGCTATTGCCCATTCGTACCCGCTCTTAATCTGGCCCTGCCTGATACGCCCCCTGTGGCGTTGCCTGATAAGAACAACGGAGGGTACGACCCCATGACCGGCACACTCGATCGCCTTGCCCGGCAGCTCACTGAATCCGTTCAGGAGGATCCTGCCAAGGGTATTTTCCGCTGCCGCCGCGACGTCTTTACCGACCCGGATCTGTTCGAACTGGAGATGAAGCACATCTTCGAGAGCGGCTGGGTCTACCTGGCCCACGAGAGCCAGATCCCCGAGATCAACGATTACTTCACCACCCATATCGGCCGCCAGCCCGTGGTCATCACCCGCGACAAGGGCGGCGAGCTGCATGGCCTGATCAACGCCTGTGCCCACCGTGGTGCCGTGCTGTGCCGGCGCAAGCAGGGCAACAAGGGCTCGTTCACCTGCCCATTCCACGGCTGGACTTTCAGCAACGTCGGCAAGCTGCTCAAGGTCAAAGACGCCAAGACCGGCGGCTACCCCGACAGCTTCGACTGCGAAGGTTCCCACGACCTTACGCGCCTGGCGCGCTTCCAGAGCTACCGGGGTTTCCTGTTCGGCAGCCTCAGCGACGCGGTGCCGGCGTTGGAAGATTACCTGGGCGAAACCCGGGTGATCATCGACCAGATCGTCGACCAGGCGCCCGAAGGCATCGAAGTGCTGCGCGGCAACTCGTCGTACTTCTACGATGGCAACTGGAAGCTGCAGATCGAGAACGGCGCCGACGGCTATCACGTCAGCTCCGTGCACTGGAACTACTCGGCGACCATGCAGCGCCGCAACTACGAAGCCGAAGGCACCCGCACCGTGGATGCCAACGGCTGGTCGAAGAGCGTCGGCGGCTTCTATGCCTACGACCACGGCCACATCCTGTTGTGGACGCGGCTGATCAACCCCGAAGTACGCCCGGTATTCGAGCATCGCGACGAACTGGTGGCCAAGTTCGGTGAAACTCGCGCCGACATTATCGTCGGCCAGACCCGCAACCTGTGCCTGTACCCCAATGTGTACCTGATGGATCAGTTCTCCACCCAGATCCGAGTGGTACGCCCGATCGCCGTCGACAAGACCGAAGTGACCATTTACTGCTTCGCGCCCAAGGGCGAAAGCGACCAGGCCCGGGCGCTGCGTATTCGTCAGTACGAGGATTTCTTCAACGTCACCGGCATGGGTACGCCGGACGATCTGGAAGAGTTTCGCGCCTGCCAGACCGGCTATGCCGGCCAGGCCGCACAGTGGAATGACCTCAGTCGTGGCGCCAGCCACTGGATCGAAGGAGCTGACGACAACGCCAGGGCCATGGGCATGCAGCCCTTGCTCAGCGGCGTGAAGTCCGAGGACGAGGGGCTGTTCGTGCGTCAGCACGCCCACTGGGCGCAGGTGATGAGCAAGGCCATCGATAGCGAGCGTGCGAAGCTGATCGCCACCGACGGGGAGTGCGTAGCATGAGCGCCAATCGACAGCTGATCCTCGATTTCATCTACCGCGAAGCGCGCCTGCTCGACGACCGTCAATGGGACGAGTGGCTGGAGTGCTATTCGAGCAAGGCGGTGTTCTGGATGCCCGCCTGGGACGATAACGACGGGTTGACCGAAGACCCGCAGCGGGAAATCTCGCTGATCTACTACCCCAACCGCGAAGGGCTGGAGGACCGGGTGTTTCGCATCAAGACCGAGCGCTCCAGCGCCAGTACGCCGGAGCCGCGCACCGCGCACTTCATCGCCAACCTGGAGGTGCTCGAGGAGAGCGCCGAGCAGGTACAGGTGCGCTTCAACTGGCAGACCCTGAGCCATCGCTACAAGAGCACCGATGTCTACTTCGGCACCTCGTTCTACCACCTGGACATGCGTGGCGATCAGCCGTTGATCACCCGCAAGAAGGTGGTGCTCAAGAACGATTACGTGCACCAGGTGCTCGACATCTACCACATCTGAGTCGATGCGCTGCCGCTTAGCTTCCGTGCCCGGTGGCAGCGCCGAGGTATTGCCATGACGTACACCATCGCCCTGAGTTTCGAAGATGGGGTCACCCGCTTCATCGACTGCAAGGCCAACGAAAAGGTGCTGGATGCCGCCTACCGCAACCGCATCAACCTGCCCATGGACTGCTCCGACGGCGTGTGCGGCACCTGCAAGTGTCGCTGCGAAGACGGCGAGTATGACCAGGGCGAGGACTACATCGAGGACGCCCTCAGTGACGACGAGGCCGCCCAGGGCCTGGTGCTGACCTGCCAGATGGTGCCGGCCTCGGATTGCGTGATCGCCGTGCCGGTGCCGTCCACCGCCTGCAAGACCGGCACGGGCAGCTTCGAAGGCGAGTTGGTGTCGATCACCCCACACGCCGATGCGGCCCTGGAGGTCGCCTTCGATATTGCCAGCGGCGCAGTAGCGCCGAGTTTTCTGCCGGGGCAGTACGTGAATATCGGCGTACCTGGCGGTACTCAGACCCGTGCCTATTCGTTCAGCAACAAGCCCGGTGAGTCGCGCTTCGGTTTTCTGATCAAGCGTGTGCCGGGTGGGCTGATGAGCGCCTACCTGGATCAGGCGCAGCCGGGTGAGCGCCTGCAGTTCACCGGGCCGCTGGGCACCTTTTACCTGCGCGAAGTGCGTCGCCCGTTGCTGTTGCTGGCTGGCGGCACCGGCCTGGCGCCATTCCTGTCGATGCTCGAAGTGCTGGCCGAGCGCGGCTGCGAGCAACCGATCAGCCTGATCTACGGGGTCACCCGGGATCTCGATCTGGTACTGGTCGAGCGCCTCCAGGCCTTGGCCGAGCGCTTGCCGACCCTGGTGTTCATCACCTGTGTGGCCGAGCCGCAGTCCGGGCACCCACGCAAGGGCTACGTCACTCAGCACATGAGCGCGGCGATGCTCAACGACGGCGATGTCGACGTCTACCTGTGCGGGCCGCCGCCGATGGTCGATGCGGTGCGCCAGCACTTCACCGAGCAGGGCGTCACGCCAGCGAGTTTCCATTACGAGAAATTCACCCCGACCCAGGTGCTCAGCACCGATCGGCACGCCCTGACGGCCTGAGGAGAGCGCCATGCACAAGCGATTCGACAACAAGGTGGCATTGGTCACCGGGGCAGCGCAGGGCATTGGTCGGCGGGTGGTCGAGCGCCTGGCGACCGAGGGCGCGCGCATCGTCGCGGTGGACCGTGCCGAGCTGGTTCATGAACTCAACGGCGAGCTGGGGCAGGGCGCCGAGCTGCTGACGCTGGCCGCCGACCTGGAGCGCTACGAGGACTGCCAGCAGGTGATGAGGCAGGCCGTGGAGCGTTTCGGTCGACTGGACATTCTGATCAACAACGTTGGCGGCACCATCTGGGCCAAGCCCTTCGAGCATTATCGCGAAGCGGAAATCGAAGCCGAGGTGCGCCGCTCGCTATTCCCGACCCTATGGTGCTGCCACGCCGCCTTGCCGGTGATGCTGGAGCAGGGCAGCGGCGCCATCGTCAACGTGTCGTCCATTGCCACCCGCAGCCTCAATCGCGTGCCCTACGGCGCGGCCAAGGGCGGCATCAATGCGTTGACAGCCTGCCTGGCGTTCGAGAACGCGCAGCGGGGGATTCGCGTCAATGCCACCGCTCCGGGTGGCACCGAGGCGCCGCCGCGGCGCATCCCGCGCAATGCCGCCGAGCAGAGCGAGCAGGAAAAGGCCTGGTACCAGCAGATCGTCGACCAGACCCTCGACAGCAGCCTGATGAAGCGCTACGGCACGCTCGATGAGCAGGTCGGTGCAATCCTGTTTCTGGCCTCCGACGAGGCCTCCTACATCACCGGCGTGACCCTGCCGGTCGGTGGTGGTGATCTGGGCTGAAGGCTTCATAAGAGTTCAACAGGACGGCAACGCCGGCCACGGCTTCACAACAACAATAAGAGACCCATGCCATGCGTAACCTCGACGTCAACGACGTGATCGACAATGCCCGTTTCAATTCCTTCCACTGGCT harbors:
- a CDS encoding Rieske 2Fe-2S domain-containing protein; the protein is MTGTLDRLARQLTESVQEDPAKGIFRCRRDVFTDPDLFELEMKHIFESGWVYLAHESQIPEINDYFTTHIGRQPVVITRDKGGELHGLINACAHRGAVLCRRKQGNKGSFTCPFHGWTFSNVGKLLKVKDAKTGGYPDSFDCEGSHDLTRLARFQSYRGFLFGSLSDAVPALEDYLGETRVIIDQIVDQAPEGIEVLRGNSSYFYDGNWKLQIENGADGYHVSSVHWNYSATMQRRNYEAEGTRTVDANGWSKSVGGFYAYDHGHILLWTRLINPEVRPVFEHRDELVAKFGETRADIIVGQTRNLCLYPNVYLMDQFSTQIRVVRPIAVDKTEVTIYCFAPKGESDQARALRIRQYEDFFNVTGMGTPDDLEEFRACQTGYAGQAAQWNDLSRGASHWIEGADDNARAMGMQPLLSGVKSEDEGLFVRQHAHWAQVMSKAIDSERAKLIATDGECVA
- the benB gene encoding benzoate 1,2-dioxygenase small subunit codes for the protein MSANRQLILDFIYREARLLDDRQWDEWLECYSSKAVFWMPAWDDNDGLTEDPQREISLIYYPNREGLEDRVFRIKTERSSASTPEPRTAHFIANLEVLEESAEQVQVRFNWQTLSHRYKSTDVYFGTSFYHLDMRGDQPLITRKKVVLKNDYVHQVLDIYHI
- the benC gene encoding benzoate 1,2-dioxygenase electron transfer component BenC, which translates into the protein MTYTIALSFEDGVTRFIDCKANEKVLDAAYRNRINLPMDCSDGVCGTCKCRCEDGEYDQGEDYIEDALSDDEAAQGLVLTCQMVPASDCVIAVPVPSTACKTGTGSFEGELVSITPHADAALEVAFDIASGAVAPSFLPGQYVNIGVPGGTQTRAYSFSNKPGESRFGFLIKRVPGGLMSAYLDQAQPGERLQFTGPLGTFYLREVRRPLLLLAGGTGLAPFLSMLEVLAERGCEQPISLIYGVTRDLDLVLVERLQALAERLPTLVFITCVAEPQSGHPRKGYVTQHMSAAMLNDGDVDVYLCGPPPMVDAVRQHFTEQGVTPASFHYEKFTPTQVLSTDRHALTA
- a CDS encoding 1,6-dihydroxycyclohexa-2,4-diene-1-carboxylate dehydrogenase, with amino-acid sequence MHKRFDNKVALVTGAAQGIGRRVVERLATEGARIVAVDRAELVHELNGELGQGAELLTLAADLERYEDCQQVMRQAVERFGRLDILINNVGGTIWAKPFEHYREAEIEAEVRRSLFPTLWCCHAALPVMLEQGSGAIVNVSSIATRSLNRVPYGAAKGGINALTACLAFENAQRGIRVNATAPGGTEAPPRRIPRNAAEQSEQEKAWYQQIVDQTLDSSLMKRYGTLDEQVGAILFLASDEASYITGVTLPVGGGDLG